One segment of Megachile rotundata isolate GNS110a chromosome 6, iyMegRotu1, whole genome shotgun sequence DNA contains the following:
- the LOC105662708 gene encoding uncharacterized protein LOC105662708 isoform X2 yields MESYEEDDDTHFCIKCHLTMHGLENYVRHRQSGCRPPDDKNVAVRVSPTTPTTVSYPEILNADAFFSSLELRSSSKPNPRRTTGLLEESRKLKKDDKRRKGEKTQAEAEESTSKEKLHGMLPGVSELEDPTEHLCMPPLVGFPDIVSSTGGKPTVAGNRTKLNQSMGHVSGSIENAGFSAKHETDNSLETLMTSPHAESKQTERKRQEDTQRMEQVHQTWLEDTILAELVANNENKDLARYEFEYQQEEDSEDDILEEDLGEDDSYSESEDGEDRERPPHGHTGGKWKPGLEDLPQNMSQLQDDDPEAEDEQQEHPPPTYTGGKWRPTDSSQKLEEYQGKDNAGQPPPGHTRGKWVPGARTDIESGYWCSPCGRKLASRLVYNRHLLSDLHARRSIREIDGVLCLPRTGSLHVAKKTSARNQKIRGIPPEPQEAKKSLRRREKEIVCCETCHARVRRVQMGKHLLSHYHCRVAGVNPRGPRARRFLLENMANVVRQCPFQCSSCRFYCNTEATFLRHWRSELHANTLEQIGGSYKCTPCDFWCEDNESMESHLLSTSHRDVVSMMNGSVPVVVGRQRALPCGSCDRRFRYNLQLRLHVEETGHVQSFTATDEYQQRIKCELCPRIVRSLVALQRHRLTRHATKDDEQKEKEENAESAPYFCSFCSMNFVTAQEAVLHRRTSRHKEIVKARKRNRDSSCSTIRECPHCAEKQSNLSEHKTHLLENHPELCHRCPKCGTLFALSQDVTRHTRENKCRDDKKLNEAKTAVVEDEWKCGSCSFSTDSRAEFIFHEALHAGTVQNEQGSSNSSKSLPKYSCPVCNKTFAKVSLRNHIRSHTGERPFPCAKCHASFSRRADLSSHQKECTGPTSSGWPNESARKRSFVCSECNDAFYTKHALRQHMLRHAGKKYKCGLPGCPTVLRTASELRSHRNLVHHSTPSDRRYKCSDCCYAAKTNTQLRRHRSRHEDSASAMKSELRTCPYSGCAFKTKIASRLQRHVRLHTGTKPYKCRHCAYASNNLENLRKHVLSTSLHPGKTIYECDACKGENVEPFRTNFVKELRAHLQEAHNDDFPTPGHANDYVLRIFETRRGSGSNDEST; encoded by the exons ATGGAGAGTTACGAAGAGGACGACGACACGCATTTTTGCATCAAGTGCCACCTGACGATGCACGGCCTCGAGAATTACGTGCGACATCGTCAGTCCGGATGTCGACCGCCGGACGACAAAAACGTGGCCGTTCGCGTGTCGCCCACCACACCGACCACCGTTTCGTATCCCGAGATACTGAACGCGGACGCGTTCTTCAGCTCGTTGGAGTTACGGAGTAGCTCGAAACCGAATCCTCGGAGAACGACCGGTCTGTTGGAGGAgagtagaaaattgaaaaaggacGACAAGAGGAGAAAGGGTGAAAAAACGCAGGCGGAAGCGGAGGAATCCACGAGCAAAGAGAAGCTTCACGGTATGCTGCCCGGTGTTTCGGAACTGGAAGATCCGACCGAACATCTCTGCATGCCACCTTTAGTCGGGTTTCCCGATATCGTCTCCTCTACCGGCGGTAAGCCGACGGTCGCGGGAAATCGAACGAAATTAAATCAATCGATGGGTCACGTTTCCGGCAGTATCGAGAACGCCGGCTTCTCGGCGAAGCACGAGACGGACAATTCTTTGGAAACCCTGATGACGTCTCCTCACGCCGAGTCGAAGCAGACGGAAAGAAAACGGCAAGAGGATACGCAAAGAATGGAACAAGTTCATCAAACGTGGCTGGAAGACACGATATTGGCCGAGCTGGTAGCCAACAACGAGAACAAAGATCTGGCTAGATACGAGTTCGAATATCAACAGGAGGAGGACTCGGAGGACGATATATTGGAGGAAGATTTGGGAGAGGACGACTCTTATTCCGAGTCCGAGGACGGAGAGGATCGAGAACGTCCACCGCACGGTCATACCGGCGGCAAGTGGAAACCGGGATTGGAGGATCTCCCTCAAAATATGTCTCAACTTCAGGACGACGATCCGGAAGCCGAGGACGAGCAGCAAGAGCATCCGCCGCCCACGTATACCGGTGGAAAATGGCGACCCACGGATAGTTCGCAG AAACTCGAAGAGTACCAGGGTAAGGACAACGCCGGACAACCACCGCCGGGACACACGCGAGGGAAATGGGTACCGGGTGCACGGACGGATATCGAGTCAGGATATTGGTGTAGTCCTTGCGGCAGGAAACTTGCCTCTCGATTGGTCTACAACAGGCATCTTCTCTCTGATTTGCACGCTAGAAGGAGCATCCGAGAAATCGATGGGGTTCTTTGTCTGCCTCGTACCGGGAGCCTGCACGTTGCAAAAAAGACGTCGGCTCGTAATCAA aaaaTCCGAGGGATACCACCGGAGCCGCAAGAGGCGAAGAAAAGTTTGCGAAGACGGGAGAAAGAGATCGTTTGTTGCGAGACATGCCACGCTCGAGTCAGAAGGGTACAAATGGGCAAGCATTTGCTCTCTCATTATCACTGCCGCGTCGCGGGCGTAAATCCTCGTGGGCCACGGGCGCGTCGGTTTTTACTGGAAAATATGGCAAACGTGGTTCGGCAGTGTCCCTTTCAATGTTCGTCTTGTCGGTTTTACTGCAACACGGAGGCGACGTTTCTTCGTCACTGGCGATCCGAGCTTCACGCGAACACGCTCGAACAg ATCGGCGGCAGCTACAAATGCACACCGTGCGATTTTTGGTGCGAAGATAACGAGTCCATGGAATCTCATTTGCTGAGCACGAGTCATCGCGACGTCGTTTCGATGATGAACGGTTCGGTGCCGGTGGTGGTCGGTCGTCAACGAGCGCTACCCTGCGGCAGTTGCGATCGCAGATTTCGATACAATTTGCAGCTTCGGTTGCACGTAGAGGAAACCGGTCACGTACAGAGTTTCACCGCGACCGACGAGTACCAGCAACGGATCAAGTGCGAGCTGTGTCCGCGAATAGTTCGATCTTTGGTGGCGCTTCAACGTCATCGTTTGACTCGTCACGCGACGAAAGACGACGAGCAAAAGGAGAAAGAGGAAAACGCGGAGTCGGCTCCgtacttttgctcgttttgctcgATGAATTTCGTTACGGCGCAAGAGGCCGTGTTGCATCGAAGAACCTCCAGACACAAGGAAATCGTAAAGGCCCGCAAACGTAATCGAGATTCGTCGTGCAGCACGATTCGAGAGTGTCCCCATTGCGCGGAGAAGCAGTCGAATCTGTCGGAACACAAGACGCATCTATTGGAAAATCATCCCGAGCTTTGCCACAG ATGTCCTAAATGCGGTACACTTTTTGCCTTGTCGCAAGACGTGACGAGGCACACGAGGGAGAACAAGTGTCGCGACGATAAGAAATTGAACGAGGCGAAAACGGCAGTCGTCGAAGACGAATGGAAATGCGGCAGCTGTAGCTTCTCCACCGATTCTCGGGCGGAATTTATCTTTCACGAAGCCCTCCACGCCGGAACGGTGCAGAACGAACAGGGCAGCTCGAACTCTAGCAAATCGTTACCGAAATATTCCTGTCCCGTGTGCAACAAAACGTTCGCCAAAGTGTCCTTGCGAAATCACATACGAAGTCATACCGGAGAGCGGCCGTTTCCGTGCGCGAAATGCCACGCGTCCTTCTCGAGACGAGCGGATTTGAGCAGCCATCAGAAAGAGTGCACAGGGCCTACGTCGTCCGGTTGGCCGAACGAATCGGCTCGCAAACGCAGCTTCGTCTGTTCCGAATGCAACGACGCCTTTTACACCAA ACACGCTCTCCGACAGCACATGTTACGGCACGCAGGGAAAAAGTACAAGTGTGGACTTCCGGGCTGTCCGACGGTGCTTCGAACAGCCTCCGAATTGAGATCGCACAGAAACTTGGTGCACCACAGCACGCCGTCCGACAGGCGATACAAGTGCTCGGACTGCTGTTACGCGGCTAAAACGAACACACAGTTGCGTAG GCATCGCTCTCGGCACGAGGATTCTGCGAGCGCCATGAAATCGGAGCTGCGTACCTGTCCGTACTCCGGTTGCGCTTTTAAGACGAAAATCGCATCTCGTCTGCAACGACACGTACGATTACACACGGGCACGAAGCCGTACAAATGCCGTCATTGCGCTTACGCGAGCAACAACTTG GAAAATCTGCGAAAACACGTGCTCTCTACAAGTCTACATCCAGGCAAGACCATCTACGAGTGCGACGCGTGCAAGGGAGAAAACGTCGAACCGTTTCGGACGAATTTCGTGAAAGAGTTACGGGCTCATCTGCAGGAGGCGCACAACGACGATTTTCCGACGCCCGGTCACGCGAACGACTACGTTCTACGGATTTTCGAGACCCGTCGAGGTTCCGGTTCCAACGACGAATCGACTTAA
- the LOC105662708 gene encoding uncharacterized protein LOC105662708 isoform X1, with translation MESYEEDDDTHFCIKCHLTMHGLENYVRHRQSGCRPPDDKNVAVRVSPTTPTTVSYPEILNADAFFSSLELRSSSKPNPRRTTGLLEESRKLKKDDKRRKGEKTQAEAEESTSKEKLHGMLPGVSELEDPTEHLCMPPLVGFPDIVSSTGGKPTVAGNRTKLNQSMGHVSGSIENAGFSAKHETDNSLETLMTSPHAESKQTERKRQEDTQRMEQVHQTWLEDTILAELVANNENKDLARYEFEYQQEEDSEDDILEEDLGEDDSYSESEDGEDRERPPHGHTGGKWKPGLEDLPQNMSQLQDDDPEAEDEQQEHPPPTYTGGKWRPTDSSQKLEEYQGKDNAGQPPPGHTRGKWVPGARTDIESGYWCSPCGRKLASRLVYNRHLLSDLHARRSIREIDGVLCLPRTGSLHVAKKTSARNQKIRGIPPEPQEAKKSLRRREKEIVCCETCHARVRRVQMGKHLLSHYHCRVAGVNPRGPRARRFLLENMANVVRQCPFQCSSCRFYCNTEATFLRHWRSELHANTLEQLVDRCSQIGGSYKCTPCDFWCEDNESMESHLLSTSHRDVVSMMNGSVPVVVGRQRALPCGSCDRRFRYNLQLRLHVEETGHVQSFTATDEYQQRIKCELCPRIVRSLVALQRHRLTRHATKDDEQKEKEENAESAPYFCSFCSMNFVTAQEAVLHRRTSRHKEIVKARKRNRDSSCSTIRECPHCAEKQSNLSEHKTHLLENHPELCHRCPKCGTLFALSQDVTRHTRENKCRDDKKLNEAKTAVVEDEWKCGSCSFSTDSRAEFIFHEALHAGTVQNEQGSSNSSKSLPKYSCPVCNKTFAKVSLRNHIRSHTGERPFPCAKCHASFSRRADLSSHQKECTGPTSSGWPNESARKRSFVCSECNDAFYTKHALRQHMLRHAGKKYKCGLPGCPTVLRTASELRSHRNLVHHSTPSDRRYKCSDCCYAAKTNTQLRRHRSRHEDSASAMKSELRTCPYSGCAFKTKIASRLQRHVRLHTGTKPYKCRHCAYASNNLENLRKHVLSTSLHPGKTIYECDACKGENVEPFRTNFVKELRAHLQEAHNDDFPTPGHANDYVLRIFETRRGSGSNDEST, from the exons ATGGAGAGTTACGAAGAGGACGACGACACGCATTTTTGCATCAAGTGCCACCTGACGATGCACGGCCTCGAGAATTACGTGCGACATCGTCAGTCCGGATGTCGACCGCCGGACGACAAAAACGTGGCCGTTCGCGTGTCGCCCACCACACCGACCACCGTTTCGTATCCCGAGATACTGAACGCGGACGCGTTCTTCAGCTCGTTGGAGTTACGGAGTAGCTCGAAACCGAATCCTCGGAGAACGACCGGTCTGTTGGAGGAgagtagaaaattgaaaaaggacGACAAGAGGAGAAAGGGTGAAAAAACGCAGGCGGAAGCGGAGGAATCCACGAGCAAAGAGAAGCTTCACGGTATGCTGCCCGGTGTTTCGGAACTGGAAGATCCGACCGAACATCTCTGCATGCCACCTTTAGTCGGGTTTCCCGATATCGTCTCCTCTACCGGCGGTAAGCCGACGGTCGCGGGAAATCGAACGAAATTAAATCAATCGATGGGTCACGTTTCCGGCAGTATCGAGAACGCCGGCTTCTCGGCGAAGCACGAGACGGACAATTCTTTGGAAACCCTGATGACGTCTCCTCACGCCGAGTCGAAGCAGACGGAAAGAAAACGGCAAGAGGATACGCAAAGAATGGAACAAGTTCATCAAACGTGGCTGGAAGACACGATATTGGCCGAGCTGGTAGCCAACAACGAGAACAAAGATCTGGCTAGATACGAGTTCGAATATCAACAGGAGGAGGACTCGGAGGACGATATATTGGAGGAAGATTTGGGAGAGGACGACTCTTATTCCGAGTCCGAGGACGGAGAGGATCGAGAACGTCCACCGCACGGTCATACCGGCGGCAAGTGGAAACCGGGATTGGAGGATCTCCCTCAAAATATGTCTCAACTTCAGGACGACGATCCGGAAGCCGAGGACGAGCAGCAAGAGCATCCGCCGCCCACGTATACCGGTGGAAAATGGCGACCCACGGATAGTTCGCAG AAACTCGAAGAGTACCAGGGTAAGGACAACGCCGGACAACCACCGCCGGGACACACGCGAGGGAAATGGGTACCGGGTGCACGGACGGATATCGAGTCAGGATATTGGTGTAGTCCTTGCGGCAGGAAACTTGCCTCTCGATTGGTCTACAACAGGCATCTTCTCTCTGATTTGCACGCTAGAAGGAGCATCCGAGAAATCGATGGGGTTCTTTGTCTGCCTCGTACCGGGAGCCTGCACGTTGCAAAAAAGACGTCGGCTCGTAATCAA aaaaTCCGAGGGATACCACCGGAGCCGCAAGAGGCGAAGAAAAGTTTGCGAAGACGGGAGAAAGAGATCGTTTGTTGCGAGACATGCCACGCTCGAGTCAGAAGGGTACAAATGGGCAAGCATTTGCTCTCTCATTATCACTGCCGCGTCGCGGGCGTAAATCCTCGTGGGCCACGGGCGCGTCGGTTTTTACTGGAAAATATGGCAAACGTGGTTCGGCAGTGTCCCTTTCAATGTTCGTCTTGTCGGTTTTACTGCAACACGGAGGCGACGTTTCTTCGTCACTGGCGATCCGAGCTTCACGCGAACACGCTCGAACAg CTGGTTGATCGTTGTTCGCAGATCGGCGGCAGCTACAAATGCACACCGTGCGATTTTTGGTGCGAAGATAACGAGTCCATGGAATCTCATTTGCTGAGCACGAGTCATCGCGACGTCGTTTCGATGATGAACGGTTCGGTGCCGGTGGTGGTCGGTCGTCAACGAGCGCTACCCTGCGGCAGTTGCGATCGCAGATTTCGATACAATTTGCAGCTTCGGTTGCACGTAGAGGAAACCGGTCACGTACAGAGTTTCACCGCGACCGACGAGTACCAGCAACGGATCAAGTGCGAGCTGTGTCCGCGAATAGTTCGATCTTTGGTGGCGCTTCAACGTCATCGTTTGACTCGTCACGCGACGAAAGACGACGAGCAAAAGGAGAAAGAGGAAAACGCGGAGTCGGCTCCgtacttttgctcgttttgctcgATGAATTTCGTTACGGCGCAAGAGGCCGTGTTGCATCGAAGAACCTCCAGACACAAGGAAATCGTAAAGGCCCGCAAACGTAATCGAGATTCGTCGTGCAGCACGATTCGAGAGTGTCCCCATTGCGCGGAGAAGCAGTCGAATCTGTCGGAACACAAGACGCATCTATTGGAAAATCATCCCGAGCTTTGCCACAG ATGTCCTAAATGCGGTACACTTTTTGCCTTGTCGCAAGACGTGACGAGGCACACGAGGGAGAACAAGTGTCGCGACGATAAGAAATTGAACGAGGCGAAAACGGCAGTCGTCGAAGACGAATGGAAATGCGGCAGCTGTAGCTTCTCCACCGATTCTCGGGCGGAATTTATCTTTCACGAAGCCCTCCACGCCGGAACGGTGCAGAACGAACAGGGCAGCTCGAACTCTAGCAAATCGTTACCGAAATATTCCTGTCCCGTGTGCAACAAAACGTTCGCCAAAGTGTCCTTGCGAAATCACATACGAAGTCATACCGGAGAGCGGCCGTTTCCGTGCGCGAAATGCCACGCGTCCTTCTCGAGACGAGCGGATTTGAGCAGCCATCAGAAAGAGTGCACAGGGCCTACGTCGTCCGGTTGGCCGAACGAATCGGCTCGCAAACGCAGCTTCGTCTGTTCCGAATGCAACGACGCCTTTTACACCAA ACACGCTCTCCGACAGCACATGTTACGGCACGCAGGGAAAAAGTACAAGTGTGGACTTCCGGGCTGTCCGACGGTGCTTCGAACAGCCTCCGAATTGAGATCGCACAGAAACTTGGTGCACCACAGCACGCCGTCCGACAGGCGATACAAGTGCTCGGACTGCTGTTACGCGGCTAAAACGAACACACAGTTGCGTAG GCATCGCTCTCGGCACGAGGATTCTGCGAGCGCCATGAAATCGGAGCTGCGTACCTGTCCGTACTCCGGTTGCGCTTTTAAGACGAAAATCGCATCTCGTCTGCAACGACACGTACGATTACACACGGGCACGAAGCCGTACAAATGCCGTCATTGCGCTTACGCGAGCAACAACTTG GAAAATCTGCGAAAACACGTGCTCTCTACAAGTCTACATCCAGGCAAGACCATCTACGAGTGCGACGCGTGCAAGGGAGAAAACGTCGAACCGTTTCGGACGAATTTCGTGAAAGAGTTACGGGCTCATCTGCAGGAGGCGCACAACGACGATTTTCCGACGCCCGGTCACGCGAACGACTACGTTCTACGGATTTTCGAGACCCGTCGAGGTTCCGGTTCCAACGACGAATCGACTTAA
- the LOC105662708 gene encoding uncharacterized protein LOC105662708 isoform X4, with the protein MESYEEDDDTHFCIKCHLTMHGLENYVRHRQSGCRPPDDKNVAVRVSPTTPTTVSYPEILNADAFFSSLELRSSSKPNPRRTTGLLEESRKLKKDDKRRKGEKTQAEAEESTSKEKLHGMLPGVSELEDPTEHLCMPPLVGFPDIVSSTGGKPTVAGNRTKLNQSMGHVSGSIENAGFSAKHETDNSLETLMTSPHAESKQTERKRQEDTQRMEQVHQTWLEDTILAELVANNENKDLARYEFEYQQEEDSEDDILEEDLGEDDSYSESEDGEDRERPPHGHTGGKWKPGLEDLPQNMSQLQDDDPEAEDEQQEHPPPTYTGGKWRPTDSSQKLEEYQGKDNAGQPPPGHTRGKWVPGARTDIESGYWCSPCGRKLASRLVYNRHLLSDLHARRSIREIDGVLCLPRTGSLHVAKKTSARNQKIRGIPPEPQEAKKSLRRREKEIVCCETCHARVRRVQMGKHLLSHYHCRVAGVNPRGPRARRFLLENMANVVRQCPFQCSSCRFYCNTEATFLRHWRSELHANTLEQLVDRCSQIGGSYKCTPCDFWCEDNESMESHLLSTSHRDVVSMMNGSVPVVVGRQRALPCGSCDRRFRYNLQLRLHVEETGHVQSFTATDEYQQRIKCELCPRIVRSLVALQRHRLTRHATKDDEQKEKEENAESAPYFCSFCSMNFVTAQEAVLHRRTSRHKEIVKARKRNRDSSCSTIRECPHCAEKQSNLSEHKTHLLENHPELCHRCPKCGTLFALSQDVTRHTRENKCRDDKKLNEAKTAVVEDEWKCGSCSFSTDSRAEFIFHEALHAGTVQNEQGSSNSSKSLPKYSCPVCNKTFAKVSLRNHIRSHTGERPFPCAKCHASFSRRADLSSHQKECTGPTSSGWPNESARKRSFVCSECNDAFYTKKICENTCSLQVYIQARPSTSATRAREKTSNRFGRIS; encoded by the exons ATGGAGAGTTACGAAGAGGACGACGACACGCATTTTTGCATCAAGTGCCACCTGACGATGCACGGCCTCGAGAATTACGTGCGACATCGTCAGTCCGGATGTCGACCGCCGGACGACAAAAACGTGGCCGTTCGCGTGTCGCCCACCACACCGACCACCGTTTCGTATCCCGAGATACTGAACGCGGACGCGTTCTTCAGCTCGTTGGAGTTACGGAGTAGCTCGAAACCGAATCCTCGGAGAACGACCGGTCTGTTGGAGGAgagtagaaaattgaaaaaggacGACAAGAGGAGAAAGGGTGAAAAAACGCAGGCGGAAGCGGAGGAATCCACGAGCAAAGAGAAGCTTCACGGTATGCTGCCCGGTGTTTCGGAACTGGAAGATCCGACCGAACATCTCTGCATGCCACCTTTAGTCGGGTTTCCCGATATCGTCTCCTCTACCGGCGGTAAGCCGACGGTCGCGGGAAATCGAACGAAATTAAATCAATCGATGGGTCACGTTTCCGGCAGTATCGAGAACGCCGGCTTCTCGGCGAAGCACGAGACGGACAATTCTTTGGAAACCCTGATGACGTCTCCTCACGCCGAGTCGAAGCAGACGGAAAGAAAACGGCAAGAGGATACGCAAAGAATGGAACAAGTTCATCAAACGTGGCTGGAAGACACGATATTGGCCGAGCTGGTAGCCAACAACGAGAACAAAGATCTGGCTAGATACGAGTTCGAATATCAACAGGAGGAGGACTCGGAGGACGATATATTGGAGGAAGATTTGGGAGAGGACGACTCTTATTCCGAGTCCGAGGACGGAGAGGATCGAGAACGTCCACCGCACGGTCATACCGGCGGCAAGTGGAAACCGGGATTGGAGGATCTCCCTCAAAATATGTCTCAACTTCAGGACGACGATCCGGAAGCCGAGGACGAGCAGCAAGAGCATCCGCCGCCCACGTATACCGGTGGAAAATGGCGACCCACGGATAGTTCGCAG AAACTCGAAGAGTACCAGGGTAAGGACAACGCCGGACAACCACCGCCGGGACACACGCGAGGGAAATGGGTACCGGGTGCACGGACGGATATCGAGTCAGGATATTGGTGTAGTCCTTGCGGCAGGAAACTTGCCTCTCGATTGGTCTACAACAGGCATCTTCTCTCTGATTTGCACGCTAGAAGGAGCATCCGAGAAATCGATGGGGTTCTTTGTCTGCCTCGTACCGGGAGCCTGCACGTTGCAAAAAAGACGTCGGCTCGTAATCAA aaaaTCCGAGGGATACCACCGGAGCCGCAAGAGGCGAAGAAAAGTTTGCGAAGACGGGAGAAAGAGATCGTTTGTTGCGAGACATGCCACGCTCGAGTCAGAAGGGTACAAATGGGCAAGCATTTGCTCTCTCATTATCACTGCCGCGTCGCGGGCGTAAATCCTCGTGGGCCACGGGCGCGTCGGTTTTTACTGGAAAATATGGCAAACGTGGTTCGGCAGTGTCCCTTTCAATGTTCGTCTTGTCGGTTTTACTGCAACACGGAGGCGACGTTTCTTCGTCACTGGCGATCCGAGCTTCACGCGAACACGCTCGAACAg CTGGTTGATCGTTGTTCGCAGATCGGCGGCAGCTACAAATGCACACCGTGCGATTTTTGGTGCGAAGATAACGAGTCCATGGAATCTCATTTGCTGAGCACGAGTCATCGCGACGTCGTTTCGATGATGAACGGTTCGGTGCCGGTGGTGGTCGGTCGTCAACGAGCGCTACCCTGCGGCAGTTGCGATCGCAGATTTCGATACAATTTGCAGCTTCGGTTGCACGTAGAGGAAACCGGTCACGTACAGAGTTTCACCGCGACCGACGAGTACCAGCAACGGATCAAGTGCGAGCTGTGTCCGCGAATAGTTCGATCTTTGGTGGCGCTTCAACGTCATCGTTTGACTCGTCACGCGACGAAAGACGACGAGCAAAAGGAGAAAGAGGAAAACGCGGAGTCGGCTCCgtacttttgctcgttttgctcgATGAATTTCGTTACGGCGCAAGAGGCCGTGTTGCATCGAAGAACCTCCAGACACAAGGAAATCGTAAAGGCCCGCAAACGTAATCGAGATTCGTCGTGCAGCACGATTCGAGAGTGTCCCCATTGCGCGGAGAAGCAGTCGAATCTGTCGGAACACAAGACGCATCTATTGGAAAATCATCCCGAGCTTTGCCACAG ATGTCCTAAATGCGGTACACTTTTTGCCTTGTCGCAAGACGTGACGAGGCACACGAGGGAGAACAAGTGTCGCGACGATAAGAAATTGAACGAGGCGAAAACGGCAGTCGTCGAAGACGAATGGAAATGCGGCAGCTGTAGCTTCTCCACCGATTCTCGGGCGGAATTTATCTTTCACGAAGCCCTCCACGCCGGAACGGTGCAGAACGAACAGGGCAGCTCGAACTCTAGCAAATCGTTACCGAAATATTCCTGTCCCGTGTGCAACAAAACGTTCGCCAAAGTGTCCTTGCGAAATCACATACGAAGTCATACCGGAGAGCGGCCGTTTCCGTGCGCGAAATGCCACGCGTCCTTCTCGAGACGAGCGGATTTGAGCAGCCATCAGAAAGAGTGCACAGGGCCTACGTCGTCCGGTTGGCCGAACGAATCGGCTCGCAAACGCAGCTTCGTCTGTTCCGAATGCAACGACGCCTTTTACACCAA GAAAATCTGCGAAAACACGTGCTCTCTACAAGTCTACATCCAGGCAAGACCATCTACGAGTGCGACGCGTGCAAGGGAGAAAACGTCGAACCGTTTCGGACGAATTTCGTGA